A part of Anaeromyxobacter diazotrophicus genomic DNA contains:
- a CDS encoding antibiotic biosynthesis monooxygenase family protein, which translates to MRTLRLGLAAALVALACSHRPAGPPAPPEATAPPPPGVARVWHGRVQAEKADAYAAYLASAITKFRTLPGNLGYELLREDGGAETHFMVVSYWTTAQAIHAYAGDDISRTRALPRDPEFLVDPEPLVHNYRVVVQDLAR; encoded by the coding sequence TTGCGCACGCTCCGCCTTGGCCTCGCCGCCGCCCTCGTCGCCCTCGCCTGCAGCCACCGCCCGGCGGGCCCTCCCGCGCCGCCCGAGGCCACCGCGCCCCCGCCGCCCGGGGTCGCGCGGGTGTGGCACGGGCGCGTCCAGGCGGAGAAGGCGGACGCGTACGCCGCCTACCTGGCGAGCGCCATCACCAAGTTCCGGACCCTCCCCGGTAACCTCGGCTACGAGCTGCTGCGCGAGGACGGAGGCGCCGAGACGCACTTCATGGTCGTGAGCTACTGGACGACGGCGCAGGCCATCCACGCCTACGCGGGCGACGACATCTCCCGCACCCGGGCGCTGCCGCGCGATCCGGAGTTCCTCGTGGACCCGGAGCCGCTGGTGCACAACTACCGGGTGGTCGTGCAGGACCTCGCCCGCTGA
- a CDS encoding DUF6544 family protein, translating into MTTWIGIALAVFAALALLVLERRERFERSAAAEGAALAARAAASAPNSHRPQLDGLPAPVRRYLEVSGAGRHAPLRAAHLRHGGTFRPGLDKPWLPIRGEQWLSSAPPGFVWHGRVRAGAGLWIDARDRSVDGEGEMLVKLASTVTLQRARGAALDQGALLRLLGELAWMPTAFLDARHLRWEAIDADHARATLAVGGRAVTATFAFGPDGLMTGMSGERERDLGGGRSVKTPFHGASGDFRPVDGVLVPFHMEASWIIEGRPFPYARFEVEEVAFDGL; encoded by the coding sequence GTGACCACCTGGATCGGGATCGCGCTCGCCGTGTTCGCGGCCCTGGCGCTGCTCGTCCTGGAGCGGCGGGAGCGCTTCGAGCGGAGCGCCGCGGCGGAGGGCGCGGCGCTCGCGGCGCGCGCGGCCGCTTCCGCGCCGAATTCCCACCGCCCGCAGCTCGACGGCCTCCCGGCGCCGGTGCGCCGCTACCTGGAGGTGTCCGGGGCGGGGCGGCACGCGCCGCTGCGCGCCGCGCACCTCCGCCACGGGGGCACGTTCCGGCCCGGGCTCGACAAACCCTGGCTGCCCATCCGCGGCGAGCAGTGGCTCTCGAGCGCGCCGCCCGGCTTCGTCTGGCACGGGCGGGTGCGGGCCGGGGCCGGGCTGTGGATCGACGCGCGGGACCGCTCCGTCGACGGCGAGGGCGAGATGCTCGTGAAGCTCGCGTCCACGGTCACGCTCCAGCGCGCGCGCGGCGCCGCGCTGGACCAGGGCGCGCTGCTCCGGCTGCTCGGCGAGCTCGCCTGGATGCCGACCGCCTTCCTCGACGCGCGCCACCTGCGGTGGGAGGCGATCGACGCGGACCACGCCCGCGCCACGCTGGCGGTGGGCGGCCGCGCCGTGACCGCCACCTTCGCCTTCGGCCCCGACGGGCTCATGACCGGGATGAGCGGCGAGCGGGAGCGCGACCTCGGCGGCGGCCGGAGCGTGAAGACGCCGTTCCACGGCGCGTCCGGCGACTTCCGCCCGGTGGACGGCGTGCTCGTCCCCTTTCACATGGAGGCGAGCTGGATCATCGAGGGGCGGCCCTTCCCGTACGCGCGCTTCGAGGTCGAGGAGGTGGCGTTCGACGGACTGTAG
- a CDS encoding DUF4091 domain-containing protein, translated as MALALLAAALLAAAAPAAPGVFGTAGALDKLRPGDPLPPGRAIELSAARGECESAQIAVRAARPLAALTAEAPALAGPSALAPALYRVATVELAAPSGPDGARGAWPDPLVPVRDGFFGEPRRAFPVAVPAGRLQAIWVELCVPAGAAPGRYRGAVRLADGARALAEVPVRLEVWPFALPATSAHTVTFGLPTRVGTKALGRPDDPVLARALAAALLRHRVSPHGLSYDPPAGDCTAARCALDWSAYDAEVGPILDGTLVPGVRGTFADARVRARDWEAPLADQVALLRAWREHFQARGWEGALWLYTLDEPKPGELPALARRARAAREAGVRTFVTSEPRPGLEGLVEAWAPNLVFFDGKGPAAFPGARRGGSGGWDGRPFWYASCLSHGCDELPAAGRARERMVREFAGWPGYEVDRPGASVRALGWLAERAGVAGELYYQTLEAWTREPWRDVRAFAGNGDGTLLYPGLPGELGGANPFPVESIRLKLVRDAIEDRELAALARRAGLGGLVDRLAARLAPSLRGFPREARPWLAAHDELGRALAEALSAPRPRGGDAAARRAPADRRGR; from the coding sequence GTGGCTCTCGCGCTCCTCGCCGCCGCGCTCCTCGCCGCCGCGGCCCCGGCCGCGCCGGGGGTCTTCGGGACCGCCGGCGCCCTCGACAAGCTCCGGCCGGGGGACCCGCTGCCGCCGGGGCGCGCCATCGAGCTCTCCGCCGCGCGCGGGGAGTGCGAGTCGGCCCAGATCGCGGTGCGCGCCGCGCGGCCCCTCGCCGCGCTCACGGCCGAGGCGCCCGCGCTGGCCGGCCCCTCCGCCCTCGCGCCCGCCCTCTACCGCGTCGCGACGGTGGAGCTCGCCGCGCCCTCCGGCCCCGACGGCGCGCGCGGCGCCTGGCCCGACCCGCTCGTGCCGGTCCGCGACGGCTTCTTCGGCGAGCCGCGGCGCGCGTTCCCGGTGGCGGTCCCGGCGGGGCGGCTGCAGGCGATCTGGGTCGAGCTGTGCGTCCCGGCCGGCGCCGCGCCCGGCCGCTACCGCGGGGCGGTCCGGCTCGCCGACGGCGCCCGCGCGCTCGCCGAGGTGCCGGTGCGGCTCGAGGTGTGGCCGTTCGCGCTCCCCGCCACGAGCGCGCACACGGTCACCTTCGGCCTCCCGACGCGCGTCGGCACGAAGGCGCTCGGCCGCCCCGACGATCCGGTCCTGGCGCGCGCCCTCGCCGCCGCGCTGCTGCGGCACCGCGTCTCGCCGCACGGGCTCAGCTACGACCCGCCGGCCGGCGACTGCACCGCGGCGCGCTGCGCGCTCGACTGGAGCGCCTACGACGCCGAGGTCGGGCCCATCCTCGACGGCACGCTCGTGCCCGGCGTGCGCGGCACCTTCGCCGACGCGCGCGTCCGCGCCCGCGACTGGGAGGCGCCGCTGGCGGATCAGGTGGCGCTCCTGCGCGCCTGGCGCGAGCACTTCCAGGCGCGCGGCTGGGAGGGGGCGCTCTGGCTCTACACGCTCGACGAGCCGAAGCCCGGCGAGCTGCCGGCGCTGGCGCGGCGGGCGCGGGCGGCGCGCGAGGCGGGCGTGCGCACCTTCGTCACGAGCGAGCCGCGCCCCGGGCTCGAGGGGCTGGTCGAGGCCTGGGCGCCGAACCTCGTCTTCTTCGACGGGAAGGGCCCGGCCGCGTTCCCGGGCGCGCGCCGCGGCGGATCGGGCGGCTGGGACGGGCGCCCGTTCTGGTACGCCTCCTGCCTGAGCCACGGGTGCGACGAGCTGCCGGCCGCGGGGCGCGCGCGCGAGCGGATGGTGCGCGAGTTCGCCGGCTGGCCCGGGTACGAGGTGGACCGCCCTGGCGCGAGCGTGCGCGCGCTGGGCTGGCTCGCCGAGCGCGCCGGCGTGGCGGGCGAGCTGTATTACCAGACCCTCGAGGCGTGGACCCGCGAGCCGTGGCGGGACGTGCGCGCGTTCGCCGGGAACGGCGACGGGACGCTCCTCTACCCGGGCCTGCCGGGCGAGCTCGGCGGGGCGAACCCGTTCCCGGTCGAGTCGATCCGGCTCAAGCTCGTCCGCGACGCCATCGAGGACCGCGAGCTGGCAGCCCTGGCGCGCCGGGCCGGGCTGGGCGGGCTGGTGGACCGGCTCGCCGCCCGGCTCGCGCCCTCCCTGCGCGGCTTCCCGCGCGAGGCGCGGCCCTGGCTCGCCGCGCACGACGAGCTGGGGCGCGCGCTGGCGGAAGCGCTCAGCGCGCCGCGCCCGCGCGGAGGCGACGCCGCCGCCAGGCGAGCGCCAGCGGACCGCCGAGGAAGGTGA
- a CDS encoding response regulator, with product MPCALVVDDSASQVLGIAAALTRAGYAPVHSAVDWAECRRALARDVPALIVLDVTMPGMVSGDVMAMQLRRNPRCVGARLVLYSGLREHDLAVLAERCGADAHLRKGDEAALVALCKQLVPPEVP from the coding sequence GTGCCGTGTGCCCTCGTCGTCGACGACTCCGCCAGCCAGGTGCTCGGCATCGCCGCGGCGCTGACGCGCGCGGGCTACGCGCCCGTGCACAGCGCGGTGGACTGGGCCGAGTGCCGGCGCGCGCTCGCCCGCGACGTCCCGGCGCTCATCGTGCTCGACGTGACGATGCCGGGCATGGTGAGCGGCGACGTCATGGCGATGCAGCTCCGCCGGAACCCGCGCTGCGTCGGGGCGCGCCTGGTGCTCTACTCGGGGCTGCGCGAGCACGACCTCGCGGTCCTGGCCGAGCGGTGCGGAGCGGACGCCCACCTCCGCAAGGGCGACGAGGCCGCGCTCGTCGCGCTGTGCAAGCAGCTCGTCCCGCCGGAGGTCCCGTGA
- a CDS encoding DUF4091 domain-containing protein, whose translation MPPARPLLALAVALALPVAARATTVWTATGTEKIRPGAAARADAAGTLSAAKNEFEAFQIAVVGPATGVSATATALTGPGVIAAPRLYREALIDLQYASAADGATGSFPDALIPDVDDVVGEKRNAFPFDVPAGQTWVLYVEVHVPPGAAAGDYAGTVTVHAAEGDAVVPVKLTVWDFALPSTSSLRSAFGEGGAAARHALSGDALTALETRYAQLALDHRVSLHDVRDGANPDWAHFDRWYGPLLDGAMPTQLAGARLTSMSSGADLASAAQHADWAAHFKARGWFGRLFQYTCDEPPITCAWSDIAARAQNAKQADPSFRTLVTTDAAQATQNGVLGSIDLMVPVINYLDDRPYDAYGWTAGGETRPAYDAFLSAPGKELWLYQSCMSHGCGGTVDIGNPTASDLYWTGWPSYMVDASAVRNRAMEWFSFRYGASGELYYETTQAYYARDPWTGGLWDFTGNGDGTLFWPGTPDRIGGTTDIPLASLRLKLVREGMEDYEYLKLLTDLGGGDEAQAIAKQLFPHPWQSDAKPADLLAARAQLAARIVALSSQAAPAASSSGAGGSAATSSPGGSAGSSASGTASGASGSGSGAASGCGAAGGDPAGLLTFLGGPLALAWRRRRLRAGAAR comes from the coding sequence TTGCCGCCCGCCCGCCCCCTCCTGGCGCTCGCCGTCGCCCTGGCGCTGCCGGTCGCCGCGCGCGCCACCACCGTCTGGACGGCGACGGGGACCGAGAAGATCCGCCCCGGCGCGGCCGCCCGGGCCGACGCGGCGGGGACGCTCTCGGCCGCGAAGAACGAGTTCGAGGCGTTCCAGATCGCGGTGGTGGGCCCCGCCACCGGCGTCTCCGCGACAGCCACCGCGCTCACCGGGCCGGGCGTGATCGCGGCCCCGCGGCTCTACCGCGAGGCGCTCATCGACCTCCAGTACGCGTCGGCCGCCGACGGCGCGACGGGCAGCTTCCCCGACGCGCTCATCCCGGACGTCGACGACGTGGTGGGCGAGAAGCGCAACGCGTTCCCCTTCGACGTGCCGGCCGGCCAGACCTGGGTGCTCTACGTCGAGGTGCACGTCCCACCCGGCGCCGCGGCCGGCGACTACGCGGGGACGGTGACGGTCCACGCCGCCGAGGGCGACGCGGTCGTCCCGGTGAAGCTCACCGTGTGGGACTTCGCGCTCCCCTCCACCTCGTCCCTGCGCTCGGCCTTCGGCGAGGGCGGCGCCGCCGCCCGGCACGCGCTCTCGGGCGACGCGCTCACCGCGCTCGAGACGCGCTACGCGCAGCTCGCGCTCGACCACCGCGTCTCGCTCCACGACGTGCGCGACGGCGCGAACCCGGACTGGGCCCACTTCGACCGGTGGTATGGGCCGCTCCTCGACGGCGCGATGCCCACCCAGCTCGCCGGGGCGCGGCTCACCTCGATGTCGAGCGGCGCCGACCTCGCCTCCGCGGCGCAGCACGCCGACTGGGCGGCGCACTTCAAGGCCAGGGGCTGGTTCGGCCGGCTCTTCCAGTACACCTGCGACGAGCCGCCCATCACCTGCGCCTGGTCGGACATCGCCGCCCGCGCGCAGAACGCGAAGCAGGCCGACCCGAGCTTCCGCACCCTCGTCACCACCGACGCCGCCCAGGCCACCCAGAACGGCGTGCTCGGATCGATCGACCTCATGGTGCCGGTCATCAACTACCTCGACGACCGGCCGTACGACGCCTACGGGTGGACCGCCGGCGGCGAGACGCGGCCCGCCTACGACGCCTTCCTCTCGGCGCCGGGCAAGGAGCTGTGGCTCTACCAGAGCTGCATGAGCCACGGCTGCGGCGGCACGGTGGACATCGGCAACCCCACCGCGAGCGACCTCTACTGGACCGGCTGGCCGAGCTACATGGTGGACGCGAGCGCGGTGCGGAACCGCGCCATGGAGTGGTTCAGCTTCCGGTACGGGGCGTCGGGCGAGCTGTACTACGAGACCACCCAGGCCTACTACGCGCGCGATCCCTGGACCGGCGGGCTGTGGGACTTCACCGGCAACGGCGACGGCACGCTCTTCTGGCCCGGCACCCCCGACCGCATCGGCGGCACGACCGACATCCCGCTCGCCTCGCTCCGCCTCAAGCTCGTCCGCGAGGGAATGGAGGACTACGAGTACCTGAAGCTCCTCACCGACCTGGGCGGCGGCGACGAGGCGCAGGCCATCGCGAAGCAGCTCTTCCCGCACCCGTGGCAGTCGGACGCGAAGCCGGCCGACCTGCTGGCGGCCCGGGCGCAGCTCGCGGCGCGCATCGTGGCCCTCTCGTCCCAGGCCGCGCCGGCGGCGAGCTCGAGCGGGGCGGGGGGCTCGGCCGCGACCAGCTCCCCCGGCGGCTCCGCCGGCTCATCCGCGTCGGGCACCGCGTCCGGCGCGTCCGGCTCCGGCTCCGGCGCCGCGTCCGGCTGCGGCGCGGCCGGCGGCGACCCGGCCGGCCTCCTCACCTTCCTCGGCGGTCCGCTGGCGCTCGCCTGGCGGCGGCGTCGCCTCCGCGCGGGCGCGGCGCGCTGA
- a CDS encoding bacteriohemerythrin, whose amino-acid sequence MSTLDPDALPEVAVAFMNADHREEARRLVALTEALSALSQGRGDRGEVVRRWTALVQHTREHFAREERAMEQTRFPPRDVHRAEHELVLSAMETEEQAFLQDGDAARLARYVDRALPDWLRRHIETMDLVTARFLAARGA is encoded by the coding sequence GTGAGCACGCTCGACCCGGACGCGCTGCCCGAGGTGGCGGTGGCGTTCATGAACGCCGATCACCGCGAGGAGGCGCGCCGGCTGGTCGCCCTCACCGAGGCCCTGTCGGCGCTGAGCCAGGGACGGGGCGATCGCGGCGAGGTCGTCCGCCGGTGGACGGCGCTCGTGCAGCACACCCGCGAGCACTTCGCCCGCGAGGAGCGCGCCATGGAGCAGACGCGCTTCCCGCCGCGCGACGTGCACCGGGCCGAGCACGAGCTGGTGCTCTCCGCCATGGAGACGGAGGAGCAGGCGTTCCTCCAGGACGGCGACGCGGCGCGCCTCGCCCGCTACGTGGACCGCGCGCTGCCCGACTGGCTCCGCCGCCACATCGAGACGATGGACCTCGTGACCGCGCGCTTCCTGGCCGCCCGCGGCGCGTGA
- a CDS encoding M48 family metallopeptidase, with product MTSRPLALAAVALVLATGCAAARLPSLADGEPVMEQDERRMWRVAEEAEDDARHNGALDPDPALDRYLGQVLKKLLPARAAGRLRAHVFAVADPRLDAFALADGAIFVSTGLLCRLENEAQLAILLGHELTHALHRHAVVEHRTVKNSAAVSASFGGGLGLGRLGALATVAGYSRELEREADEEGLALAAGAGYDVAEAPRPFEHLLAWMEEEELEEPFLFADHPRLKDRIGNYRRLLATAYAGRKGGEKGQDRYLAAVRELYLRNARLDLAAGRFGPAERGAARYLELRPRSAPALALLGDVAGQRQEKGSEAKAAEHYRKALAIDPACPEAQRGLGLALARAGDKKGARPALRRYLELRPRAEDRAWIEAELAELEGKP from the coding sequence GTGACGTCCCGCCCGCTGGCGCTCGCCGCGGTCGCGCTCGTGCTCGCCACCGGCTGCGCGGCCGCGCGCCTGCCGTCCCTCGCCGACGGCGAGCCGGTGATGGAGCAGGACGAGCGGCGCATGTGGCGGGTGGCCGAGGAGGCGGAGGACGACGCGCGGCACAACGGCGCGCTCGACCCCGACCCGGCGCTCGATCGCTACCTGGGGCAGGTGCTGAAGAAGCTCCTCCCGGCGCGCGCCGCCGGCCGCCTCCGCGCACACGTCTTCGCGGTGGCCGATCCCCGCCTCGACGCCTTCGCGCTGGCGGACGGGGCCATCTTCGTCTCGACCGGCCTGCTCTGCCGGCTCGAGAACGAGGCCCAGCTCGCGATCCTGCTCGGGCACGAGCTCACCCACGCGCTCCACCGGCACGCGGTGGTCGAGCACCGGACGGTCAAGAACAGCGCGGCGGTCTCCGCCAGCTTCGGGGGCGGGCTGGGCCTGGGGCGCCTGGGCGCGCTCGCCACCGTGGCCGGCTACTCGCGCGAACTGGAGCGCGAGGCGGACGAGGAAGGCCTCGCGCTCGCCGCCGGGGCCGGCTACGACGTGGCCGAGGCGCCGCGGCCCTTCGAGCACCTCCTGGCGTGGATGGAGGAGGAGGAGCTCGAGGAGCCGTTCCTGTTCGCGGACCACCCGCGTCTGAAGGACCGGATCGGGAACTACCGCCGGCTCCTCGCCACGGCCTACGCCGGCCGCAAGGGCGGCGAGAAGGGCCAGGACCGGTACCTCGCCGCGGTGCGCGAGCTGTACCTCCGCAACGCGCGGCTCGACCTCGCCGCCGGCCGCTTCGGCCCGGCCGAGCGCGGCGCCGCCCGGTACCTGGAGCTCCGGCCCCGCTCGGCGCCGGCGCTGGCGCTCTTGGGCGACGTCGCCGGCCAGCGCCAGGAGAAGGGCTCGGAGGCGAAGGCCGCCGAGCACTACCGGAAGGCGCTCGCGATCGACCCCGCCTGCCCCGAGGCGCAGCGCGGGCTCGGCCTCGCGCTCGCCCGCGCCGGCGACAAGAAGGGCGCGCGCCCCGCGCTGCGCCGGTACCTGGAGCTGCGCCCGCGCGCCGAGGACCGCGCCTGGATCGAGGCCGAGCTGGCCGAGCTGGAGGGGAAGCCATGA
- a CDS encoding spermidine synthase, with product MKPWETIDRALAPDGTELVLARRGAEWVVRAGGHVLVSSRAHGSEEGLAALGLERAARRDTVLVGGLGLGYTVRAVLDRVPAGARVIVAELSRALVDWNRGPVSALAGRPLDDPRVRLQVSDVADRIAEATRAFDAILLDVDNGPSALVHGRNERLYGEAGVHLAFEALKPGGALAVWSAGPDDRYLAALRRAGFAAEAVPAPARAGSAGARHVVFLGVKSPRPAPRRRTSAGRP from the coding sequence ATGAAGCCCTGGGAGACGATCGATCGCGCGCTCGCGCCGGACGGCACGGAGCTCGTGCTGGCGCGGCGCGGCGCGGAGTGGGTGGTGCGGGCCGGCGGCCACGTGCTGGTGTCGTCCCGCGCCCACGGCTCCGAGGAGGGGCTGGCGGCGCTGGGGCTGGAGCGCGCGGCCCGGCGCGACACGGTGCTGGTGGGGGGCCTCGGGCTCGGCTACACGGTGCGCGCGGTGCTCGACCGCGTGCCCGCCGGCGCGCGCGTCATCGTGGCGGAGCTGTCGCGGGCGCTCGTGGACTGGAACCGCGGGCCGGTGTCGGCGCTGGCCGGCCGCCCGCTCGACGACCCGCGCGTGCGCCTCCAGGTCTCCGACGTCGCGGACCGCATCGCCGAGGCGACCCGCGCCTTCGACGCCATCCTGCTCGACGTGGACAACGGGCCGTCGGCGCTGGTCCACGGCCGCAACGAGCGGCTGTACGGCGAGGCCGGCGTGCACCTGGCGTTCGAGGCGCTGAAGCCCGGGGGCGCGCTGGCGGTGTGGTCGGCCGGCCCCGACGATCGCTACCTGGCGGCGCTGCGGCGGGCCGGCTTCGCGGCCGAGGCGGTGCCCGCGCCGGCGCGCGCCGGCTCGGCGGGGGCGCGGCACGTCGTCTTCCTGGGCGTGAAGTCGCCCCGCCCCGCGCCGCGCCGGCGGACCTCCGCCGGCCGTCCGTGA